In 'Nostoc azollae' 0708, the following are encoded in one genomic region:
- a CDS encoding M48 family metallopeptidase: protein MINWNRFLASYRLWRRYCLYPLIFLSVTLTLCLSTLQPTRAIDLLPLLFQGSQILQLSNISELQEVELGKQMNDELHQEVRISRNQQLTSYVEQIGKRLAANSDRPNIPYTFQVVEDEAVNAFATVGGFLYINTGLLKTADNEAELASVIGHEIGHIGGKHLVKQMRQRAIATGVATAVGLDRNKAVGIGVDLALNRPLSRQDEYDADARGLRTLTRAGYSPSAMVSFMKKLQGRSSVPSFLSTHPGASDRVKALQRQIDLQRSKSNFGLDNAAYKANIRAFLQ, encoded by the coding sequence ATGATTAACTGGAATCGATTTTTGGCAAGTTATCGTTTATGGCGGCGGTATTGTTTGTATCCGTTGATTTTTCTAAGTGTTACTCTGACTTTGTGCTTGAGTACACTTCAACCAACTAGAGCTATAGATTTATTACCACTTTTATTTCAAGGGTCTCAAATACTTCAGTTGTCTAATATATCCGAACTTCAGGAAGTTGAGCTTGGTAAGCAGATGAATGATGAGTTGCACCAAGAGGTGAGAATTTCCCGCAATCAACAGCTTACAAGTTATGTGGAACAGATTGGGAAACGATTAGCTGCTAATAGCGATCGCCCAAATATTCCTTATACCTTTCAAGTGGTTGAGGATGAAGCTGTTAATGCTTTTGCTACTGTGGGTGGTTTCCTTTATATCAATACAGGTTTGCTGAAAACTGCGGATAATGAGGCTGAACTCGCTAGTGTCATTGGCCATGAAATTGGTCACATTGGGGGTAAACATTTGGTCAAGCAAATGCGACAAAGAGCGATAGCAACTGGTGTAGCTACAGCAGTTGGTTTAGATAGAAATAAAGCAGTAGGTATTGGTGTAGATTTAGCACTCAATCGCCCACTTAGTCGACAAGATGAATATGATGCAGATGCAAGAGGATTAAGAACTTTAACACGAGCAGGTTATTCTCCCTCAGCAATGGTTTCGTTTATGAAAAAGCTCCAAGGAAGAAGTTCAGTTCCTAGCTTTTTGAGTACACATCCTGGAGCAAGCGATCGCGTTAAGGCTCTACAACGCCAAATCGACCTCCAACGAAGTAAGAGCAATTTTGGTTTGGATAATGCCGCTTATAAAGCTAACATCCGAGCCTTTTTACA